The following coding sequences lie in one Lolium perenne isolate Kyuss_39 chromosome 2, Kyuss_2.0, whole genome shotgun sequence genomic window:
- the LOC127333203 gene encoding protein H2A.7: protein MAGRGKAIGSAAAKKATSRSSKAGLQFPVGRIARFLKAGKYAERVGAGAPVYLAAVLEYLAAEVLELAGNAARDNKKTRIVPRHIQLAVRNDEELSRLLGMVTIANGGVMPNIHNLLLPKKSGGSKAAPADDE from the exons ATGGCCGGAAGAGGCAAGGCGATCGGCTCCGCCGCCGCCAAGAAGGCCACCTCCAGGAGCTCCAAGGCCGGGCTCCAGTTccccgtcggcaggatcgcgcgctTCCTCAAGGCCGGTAAGTACGCCGAGCGCGTCGGCGCCGGCGCCCCGGTCTACCTCGCCGCCGTGCTCGAGTACCTCGCCGCCGAG GTTCTCGAGCTGGCCGGCAACGCCGCGAGGGACAACAAGAAGACCCGCATCGTGCCGCGGCACATCCAGCTCGCCGTCCGCAACGACGAGGAGCTCTCCCGCCTGCTCGGCATGGTCACCATCGCCAACGGTGGAGTCATGCCGAACATCCACAACCTGCTCCTCCCCAAGAAGTCCGGGGGTTCCAAGGCTGCCCCTGCCGACGACGAGTAG
- the LOC127333202 gene encoding formin-like protein 11, with product MRRCRRECLLAPWPCIISLLLIKPTVCQGLLVGASDMMSPPALTPPFIKQVDDWVEHAWLKCGLDKKSLQDVKTYFNYNHVLDILHRISDNKDTSPVIEQGTSPLTPEIKQTLLICLSKQSFEVTKNLPDGYIKTLIAAIRRDLTLGIIANQAVKPAAGKPTDSVSSETAPAKKAVPATKSATKKDSDQGDGMSTTTIIGLSLVVVALLALLGVFCCMCRESQSSPYDDKPLLNLTSSTSSHVNQIDVNKLGALPLKSETGQNGYVDQSLHESADTDQNGYVKLSSQEVPHTGQNSPVDLNSQEGQNTGQNNHVKLGLQESANTDLAGYNSSSETMADSVSSVQGSIPVPQQAVSLPPTVPAPPKALPPPASQAPASPPKASPVPPSGPSPPPAPKASAVPPTGPSPPPAPKAAPPPPPSKSNGPPPPPLKSNGPPPPPLKSNGPRPPAMPGSSKTRPPPMKNSGNKADDDADSSEAKTKLKPFFWDKVTANANQSMVWDNLKAGSFQFNENAIETLFGFNADKKSGDATKDLKTKEATQLVRILDPKKAQNLAISLKALSVSAQEVCCAVKEGNELPSDLIQTLIRWIPSSDEELRLRLYTGELTQLGPAEQFLKAIIDIPYIYQRLDALLFMSILPEEASGVKQSFATLEVACDELRNSRLFLKLLEAVLKTGNRMNVGTFRGEAQAFKLDTLLKLSDVKGTDGKTTLLHFVVQEIIRSEGVRSARAAKEQTSSGSSTDDSTENTEDEYKQIGLQVVSSLGDELQNVRKAAILDADQLTMSVASLGHKLVKTSEFLNTSMKSLNEESGFHHKLVCFVEKSQADVTSLLEEEKKIRTLVKGTVDFFHGSTGKDEGLRLFVVVRDFLAMLDKVCKEVKETSKVVAPKKTKPGGNLPSQPPKSFQDSRRNLFPAIQDRRADSSSSSSDDES from the exons ATGAGGCGATGTAGGAGAGAATGCCTCCTCGCGCCGTGGCCGTGCATCATCTCCTTGCTGCTCATCAAACCAACGGTCTGCCAAGGATTGCTAGTTGGTGCAAGCGACATGATGTCGCCCCCTGCGCTGACACCTCCCTTCATCAAGCAAGTAGACGACTGG GTGGAACACGCATGGCTTAAGTGTGGATTAGACAAGAAAAGTCTTCAGGATGTTAAAACCTACTTCAACTACAACCATGTGCTTGACATTCTCCATAGGATATCTGACAATAAGGACACCTCCCCTGTCATTGAACAAGGCACCAGTCCATTGACACCAGAAATCAAGCAAACGTTGCTGATCTGTCTAAGCAAACAGAGTTTTGAGGTCACCAAAAACCTGCCCGATGGTTATATCAAAACACTTATCGCAGCAATACGAAGAGATCTGACTCTGGGAATTATTGCAAATCAGGCAGTAAAACCTGCCGCAGGGAAACCAACTGACAGTGTTTCATCAGAAACAGCTCCTGCGAAAAAGGCAGTGCCGGCAACTAAATCAGCAACAAAAAAGGACAGTGATCAGGGTGATGGCATGTCAACTACCACTATCATTGGTCTTTCTCTAGTTGTTGTAGCACTTTTAGCTCTTCTTGGTGTGTTCTGCTGCATGTGCCGTGAAAGTCAGAGTTCTCCATATGACGATAAACCACTCCTGAATTTGA CGAGTTCTACGTCTTCCCATGTAAACCAAATAGATGTGAATAAGCTGGGAGCATTGCCACTGAAATCAGAGACTGGTCAAAATGGATATGTGGATCAAAGTTTACATGAAAGCGCAGACACTGATCAAAATGGCTATGTGAAACTAAGCTCACAGGAAGTCCCACACACTGGTCAAAATAGCCCTGTAGATCTAAACTCACAGGAAGGCCAAAACACTGGTCAAAATAACCATGTGAAGCTAGGCTTACAGGAAAGTGCAAACACTGATCTGGCAGGCTACAACAGTTCATCCGAAACAATGGCTGATTCTGTTAGTTCTGTGCAAGGATCAATACCAGTGCCTCAACAAGCAGTGTCATTGCCACCTACGGTACCTGCACCTCCAAAGGCTCTTCCTCCACCAGCTTCTCAAGCACCTGCATCGCCTCCAAAAGCTTCTCCAGTTCCTCCCTCAGGACCCTCGCCGCCACCAGCTCCAAAAGCTTCCGCGGTTCCTCCTACAGGACCATCACCACCACCTGCTCCAAAAGctgcacctccgccgccaccatcAAAATCTAATGGACCTCCCCCGCCACCATTAAAATCTAATGGACCTCCCCCGCCACCATTAAAATCTAATGGACCTCGCCCACCAGCAATGCCTGGTTCCTCCAAAACACGTCCACCACCTATGAAGAACTCAGGAAATAAGGCAGATGATGATGCAGATTCTAGTGAAGCTAAAACAAAGCTTAAGCCCTTCTTTTGGGATAAAGTAACAGCAAATGCTAATCAATCAATGGTGTGGGATAACCTAAAAGCCGGATCATTCCA GTTTAACGAGAACGCTATTGAAACCCTTTTTGGTTTTAACGCTGACAAGAAGAGTGGTGATGCCACAAAAGATTTAAAGACAAAGGAGGCGACCCAACTTGTGAGGATACTTGATCCTAAAAAAGCGCAGAACCTGGCTATATCATTAAAGGCGTTGAGTGTTTCAGCTCAGGAAGTATGTTGTGCAGTTAAGGAAG GAAATGAACTTCCATCCGACTTGATACAGACCTTAATTAGATGGATCCCGAGTAGCGATGAGGAGCTCAGGCTTCGACTATATACTGGGGAACTCACACAGCTTGGTCCTGCAGAGCAATTCTTAAAAGCAATCATTGACATTCCTTATATCTACCAGCGTCTGGATGCATTACTATTCATGTCCATTTTACCAGAGGAAGCTTCAGGTGTAAAGCAATCTTTTGCCACCTTAGAG GTAGCTTGCGATGAGCTTAGGAACAGCCGTCTTTTCTTGAAGTTACTGGAAGCTGTCCTTAAAACAGGAAACCGAATGAATGTTGGCACGTTCCGTGGAGAAGCCCAGGCGTTTAAACTAGACACTCTCCTTAAGCTGTCTGACGTCAAAGGAACTGATGGGAAGACAACTCTGTTGCATTTTGTTGTTCAAGAGATAATCCGTTCTGAAGGTGTCCGTTCAGCACGGGCTGCAAAAGAGCAGACCAGCAGCGGATCCAGTACTGATGACAGTACTGAAAATACTGAAGACGAATACAAACAGATAGGTCTGCAGGTTGTGTCCAGTTTAGGAGATGAACTTCAGAATGTCAGGAAAGCGGCAATCCTTGATGCAGATCAGTTGACTATGTCGGTAGCAAGTCTCGGCCACAAGCTTGTCAAAACCAGTGAATTCTTGAACACAAGCATGAAAAGTTTGAATGAGGAGAGCGGATTTCACCACAAGCTTGTGTGTTTCGTAGAGAAGTCTCAAGCTGATGTTACATCCCTGCTAGAGGAAGAGAAGAAAATACGGACCTTGGTAAAAGGTACTGTGGATTTTTTCCATGGGAGTACAGGAAAGGACGAGGGTCTTCGGTTATTTGTCGTAGTGCGAGATTTCCTCGCAATGCTAGACAAGGTATGCAAAGAGGTGAAAGAAACATCGAAAGTAGTAGCTCCAAAGAAAACAAAGCCAGGAGGTAATCTGCCATCCCAACCACCGAAGTCATTTCAAGACTCCCGGCGTAATCTCTTCCCAGCTATTCAAGACCGGAGGGCAGATAGTTCAAGCTCTAGTTCTGATGATGAAAGTTAG